A window of the Fulvia fulva chromosome 11, complete sequence genome harbors these coding sequences:
- a CDS encoding Histone H1, translating to MPPKKTSTVAKTATKKDAAHPSYADMIKEAVISLKERNGSSRQAVKKYVLANNSLGSTSDAQFTSQFNKALLRGSDNGIFSRPKGASGPIKLAAPKSADSKPTAKATTKKAPAEKKTATKTAAAKKPAAKKTATKAAATKKAPAKKTTTKATTTKKTATKAKANTGKARKTPAAAPAVETKAPVVLGKTKSGRVTKSTAPQAEKKAAKPRKSAATKKATPKKTKTPTKA from the exons ATGCCTCCAAAGAAGACTTCCACCGTCGCAAAGACAGCGACCAAGAAGGACGCTGCCCACCCAAGCTATGCGG ACATGATCAAGGAGGCTGTCATCAGC CTCAAGGAGCGTAACGGCTCATC TCGCCAGGCCGTCAAGAAGTACGTGCTGGCCAACAACAGCCTCGGCAGCACCTCCGATGCCCAGTTCACCAGCCAATTCAACAAGGCACTCTTGAGAGGGTCTGACAACGGCATTTTCTCGCGCCCGAAGG GTGCCTCCGGCCCGATCAAGCTCGCAGCACCTAAGAGCGCCGATAGCAAGCCAACCGCAAAGGCTACTACCAAGAAGGCTCCCGCCGAGAAGAAGACCGCCACCAAGACTGCTGCCGCAAAGAAGCCTGCCGCAAAGAAGACTGCCACCAAGGCCGCCGCAACCAAGAAGGCGCCCGCCAAGAAGACTACTACAAAGGCCACAACAACCAAGAAGACTGCAACTAAGGCCAAGGCTAACACTGGCAAGGCACGAAAGACACCTGCTGCC GCACCCGCCGTTGAGACGAAGGCACCTGTTGTTCTTGGCAAGACCAAGTCTGGCCGTGTAACTAAGTCGACAGCACCACAAGCAGAAAAGAAGGCCGCCAAGCCACGAAAGTCTGCCGCCACCAAGAAGGCAACACCAAAGAAGACCAAGACGCCAACCAAGGCATAA
- a CDS encoding Phosphatidylinositol 4-phosphate 5-kinase its3, translating to MVHQARDMPAALASNTASSTTDAPHTTSHTNRRISSEQTRRSAEYTTATPATETPPGGWPSTPGANGALNGSIREGIGGKDGSILSVPNGTNGSERAPSAKSMALSMRSRRSAGNLTAESERGDRRSGEAVKENTTRPGVAEEGYFASLANGKPVAPTKSPLKKPVTIPNGDVPSMPRSVSHSAVPMTPKSALPPLEEASPQTGARTDLLKPPSAKPHRASSPPAFDPSAPRPERLSQRHTLEVPRVDTSRNSKDSAELIGNSLDGQISSTTGRFSPNTPTRRRASLNLTRRHTRSVHSDLQLDEAAHDEDAQRWAEHIRAKRASKRQRTETDDDRVVVGTKVDENHVNFATAYNMLTGIRFTVSRTNAKMDRELSEADFVAKHKFSFDINGNELTPGSKYDFKFKDYAPWVFRHLRSNFKIDPADYLMSLTSKYILSELGSPGKSGSFFYFSRDYKYIIKTIHHGEHKFLRKILRDYYQHVKDNPDTLLSQFYGLHRVKIPFGRKIHFVVMNNLFPPHRDIHRTFDLKGSTIGRDFHEADLEKNPRATLKDLNWLRRGLHLEFGPTKKDAFVQQMQRDVALLQKLKIMDYSLLVGIHDLERGNEENLRDKTLQVFQPGGDKQEEQTAGPHQLARTPSKMENAKRAKELREMVKKERPIPMEQTLDKLPEESHKSSFYFYADDGGFRATHEDDRPGEEIYYLGIIDCLTRYNYVKKAEHFWKGMGGHESQISPIPPDRYGDRFVRFISGITMSRERAHQEKEQEKERVTSQVEVNAGVLAPAGIANTLDDPALGGINMYKADASNPPGTAEVMRKAEHQAEKSRRRGSHEEDVPERTIGAVRSPLDPPGEQATLPVIGEAAESASNNSRHATPSASHEDVYNKNQVILGNANMPSEALGDIPPPTPPKMDGSVDRRSLEERQSWGGRPPPTPPKDERHSRTFGKDLPLPPATKTLSHSPNRLGELDFEFSSQTIGSR from the exons ATGGTCCACCAGGCCAGAGACATGCCCGCCGCCTTGGCCAGCAACACAGCCAGCAGTACTACCGATGCACCCCATACCACATCGCATACGAACAGACGCATATCGAGCGAGCAGACCAGGAGATCTGCAGAGTACACCACAGCTACACCCGCGACAGAGACACCACCTGGCGGATGGCCGAGCACACCCGGCGCAAACGGTGCGCTGAACGGAAGCATACGGGAGGGCATTGGCGGTAAGGATGGCAGTATACTCAGCGTACCCAATGGAACGAATGGCAGCGAAAGAGCGCCCAGTGCGAAGAGCATGGCTCTCAGTATGCGATCACGCCGGAGTGCCGGGAACCTCACCGCCGAAAGTGAGCGAGGTGACAGAAGGTCGGGTGAAGCCGTGAAGGAGAACACCACAAGACCTGGCGTGGCCGAAGAAGGCTACTTTGCCTCACTTGCTAATGGCAAGCCTGTCGCACCGACTAAGAGTCCGCTCAAGAAGCCGGTCACGATACCCAACGGCGATGTGCCTTCCATGCCGAGGAGTGTAAGCCATAGCGCGGTGCCGATGACTCCCAAGTCAGCGCTGCCTCCTCTGGAAGAGGCCTCTCCGCAGACTGGCGCAAGGACAGATCTGTTGAAGCCACCGAGCGCCAAGCCACACCGCGCGTCGTCACCACCGGCATTCGATCCCAGTGCACCAAGACCGGAGCGCTTGTCGCAACGGCATACGCTCGAAGTACCAAGGGTTGATACCTCGAGGAACTCCAAGGACAGTGCAGAGCTGATTGGAAACAGCCTGGACGGCCAGATATCATCTACTACCGGACGCTTCTCACCGAACACACCTACACGAAGACGAGCCTCTTTGAATCTGACCAGGAGACATACTCGGTCGGTCCACTCTGATCTACAGCTGGACGAGGCCGCCCACGACGAGGATGCCCAAAGATGGGCAGAGCACATCAGAGCGAAGCGAGCCTCCAAGAGGCAGCGCACAGAAACGGACGATGACCGGGTTGTTGTCGGCACCAAAGTCGACGAGAACCACGTGAACTTTGCCACGGCCTACAATATGCTCACTGGCATTCGATTTACTGTGTCTAGGACGAACGCAAAAATGGACCGGGAGCTCTCTGAAGCAGACTTTGTTGCCAAGCACAAGTTCAGCTTCGATATCAACGGCAATGAACTGACACCTGGCTCGAAGTATGACTTCAAGTTCAAGGACTACGCACCTTGGGTGTTTCGACACTTGCGATCCAACTTTAAGATTGACCCAGCCGACTATCTCATGTCGCTGACTTCCAAGTACATTCTCTCGGAACTAGGATCGCCGGGTAAGAGTGGCTCATTCTTCTACTTCTCGAGGGATTACAAGTACATCATCAAAACGATACATCACGGAGAGCACAAATTCCTGAGGAAGATCTTGAGAGATTACTACCAGCATGTCAAGGACAATCCAGATACGCTGTTGTCGCAGTTTTATGGACTGCATCGTGTCAAGATACCTTTCGGAAGGAAGATCCACTTTGTTGTGATGAACAACTTGTTTCCGCCGCATCGAGATATCCACCGGACTTTTGACCTCAAAGGCAGCACGATTGGACGGGACTTCCACGAAGCAGACTTGGAGAAGAACCCGCGAGCGACCCTGAAAGATCTCAATTGGCTGAGACGTGGCCTACATCTCGAGTTTGGACCGACCAAGAAGGATGCTTTCGTCCAGCAGATGCAGCGGGATGTAGCTTTACTGCAGAAGCTGAAGATTATGGATTACTCGCTTCTCGTAGGCATTCACGATCTTGAACGCGGGAACGAGGAGAACCTGCGTGACAAGACATTACAAGTCTTCCAGCCGGGTGGTGATAAGCAGGAAGAACAAACTGCTGGCCCACATCAGCTTGCCAGGACACCCAGTAAGATGGAGAATGCGAAGCGAGCAAAGGAATTGCGAGAGATGGTCAAGAAGGAGCGGCCGATACCGATGGAGCAGACTCTTGACAAGCTGCCGGAAGAATCGCACAAGAGCTCGTTCTACTTTTATGCTGATGACGGAGGGTTCCGCGCAACACATGAGGATGATAGGCCGGGGGAGGAGATCTACTACCTGGGCATCATTGATTGTCTGACGAGG TACAACTACGTCAAGAAAGCCGAGCATTTCTGGAAGGGAATGGGCGGCCACGAGTCTCAAATTTCACCCATACCTCCCGACCGATACGGCGATCGATTCGTGAGATTCATCTCTGGCATCACCATGTCTCGGGAACGTGCGCATCAAGAGAAGGAGCAGGAGAAGGAGCGTGTTACATCACAAGTGGAGGTCAACGCAGGGGTGCTTGCACCAGCGGGCATAGCGAACACTCTCGACGATCCTGCACTTGGTGGCATCAACATGTACAAAGCGGATGCGAGTAATCCACCAGGCACTGCCGAAGTCATGAGGAAGGCAGAACATCAAGCGGAGAAGAGTAGGAGGCGTGGCTCCCACGAGGAAGACGTTCCCGAGCGGACGATTGGAGCGGTTAGAAGCCCTCTTGATCCTCCGGGTGAACAAGCCACGCTTCCTGTGATCGGGGAAGCAGCAGAGAGCGCTAGCAACAATTCACGACACGCCACACCCTCGGCCAGCCACGAGGACGTCTACAACAAGAATCAAGTCATCTTGGGCAATGCGAACATGCCCTCCGAAGCCCTAGGTGATATACCACCACCCACTCCACCAAAAATGGATGGCAGCGTCGACCGCCGTAGTTTGGAAGAGCGACAAAGCTGGGGCGGAAGGCCGCCTCCTACACCACCGAAGGACGAACGACATAGTAGGACATTCGGAAAGGATCTTCCACTGCCGCCTGCAACGAAAACGCTGAGCCATAGTCCGAACAGGCTTGGCGAGCTGGATTTTGAATTCTCGAGCCAGACCATTGGCTCTCGCTAG
- a CDS encoding putative rhamnogalacturonate lyase C: protein MAFLRTFAALAILAASANALLITNETSSRLTLSNNDLTVSLNKSTSHIDTLTLSGQNLLGTQSGSTGIGPYLDCYCTPSGAYTPGRIAPQYTLLSGTDATNTSWGAIVLTETYPSTNQTLSQYWFLRDGETGLHTFSRLTYHNASQPLLRNLQEFRTLFRPNTRLWTHLSTNERQYAPLPYHNPAASDPGNAITVQDATWYLPNASDPYVLAESDYFTKYTFSDTWRDHKVHGLFSDGSTSADGSTFGAWFVMNTIDTYNGGPTHSDLTVDGIVYNYIVSNHHGNQVPNITDGFERTYGPGYYHFNKGAADASLEELRQDAERYADPEWNAEFYDSIAKVVPGYVPSAGRGAWSGKVVLPKGAMRPVAILTESGRNWQDNVFEPDTYQYWADVDAGTGEVEIGRVKAGTYRLTVYADGAFGQFEVDDVVVEAGKTTTTDVAWTEESWGVELWRIGTPDKSSGEYRHGYQPDPDHPLHPEEYRIYWAVYDFVDDFPEGVTFEVGKDNVTEDLNYVHWSVFGGYANSIRTEPYYGDGNVNNWTVLFDVSDTQIRNHSQATLTVQLAGAKTAAGNTDVFNVTQPYSNLPFVVNVNGDDLEPWTIPYNQSSSCAVRSAVICYNIAHKFVFDASVLKGGQNELILSLPFNATDYESALLPESVYVQYDALRLEIR, encoded by the exons ATGGCATTCTTGCGGACCTTCGCTGCCCTTGCCATCTTGGCAGCAAGTGCCAACGCCCTCCTCATCACCAACGAAACCTCCTCCCGGTTGACACTCTCCAACAATGACTTGACAGTCTCCCTCAACAAATCCACCTCCCACATCGACACCCTCACCCTCTCCGGCCAAAACCTCCTCGGCACTCAGTCTGGATCCACAGGCATAGGCCCTTACCTCGACTGCTACTGCACTCCCTCTGGCGCCTATACTCCCGGCCGCATCGCACCACAGTATACTCTCCTCTCCGGCACCGATGCCACAAACACTTCCTGGGGCGCGATCGTCTTAACAGAGACCTACCCCTCAACCAATCAGACCCTCTCCCAATACTGGTTCCTCCGCGATGGCGAGACGGGTCTGCATACCTTCAGTCGTTTGACATATCATAACGCCTCTCAACCGTTGTTGCGAAACCTCCAGGAGTTCCGAACGCTATTCCGCCCCAACACTAGGCTCTGGACTCATCTGAGCACAAACGAGCGCCAGTACGCTCCCTTACCATACCACAACCCGGCCGCCTCCGATCCGGGCAACGCTATAACAGTCCAAGACGCAACATGGTACCTCCCCAACGCCTCCGACCCCTACGTTCTCGCCGAATCGGATTACTTCACCAAGTACACCTTCTCCGACACATGGCGCGACCATAAAGTCCACGGTCTCTTCTCTGACGGATCCACTTCCGCTGATGGGAGTACGTTCGGCGCCTGGTTCGTCATGAACACCATCGATACGTACAATGGAGGACCAACGCATTCGGACCTGACGGTGGATGGGATTGTGTATAATTACATTGTGAGCAATCACCATGGCAATCAGGTTCCGAATATTACGGATGGATTTGAGAGGACTTATGGGCCGGGTTATTATCACTTCAACAAGGGTGCTGCGGATGCGAGTTTGGAGGAGTTGAGGCAGGATGCGGAGCGGTATGCGGATCCTGAGTGGAACGCGGAGTTCTATGATTCGATAGCGAAAGTTGTGCCGGGGTATGTACCGAGTGCTGGGAGAGGAGCGTGGAGTGGGAAGGTCGTGTTGCCGAAAGGTGCGATGAGGCCGGTGGCGATTCTGACAGAGAGTGGGAGGAATTGGCAGGATAATGTTTTCGAGCCGGATACGTATCAGTACTGGGCTGATGTTGATGCTGGGACTGGGGAAGTTGAGATTGGAAGGGTGAAGGCTGGGACGTATCGGCTCACGGTATATGCTGATGGGGCGTTTGGACAGTTTGAAGTCGATGATGTCGTTGTGGAAGCTGGCAAGACTACCACGACAGATGTGGCATGGACTGAAGAGTCTTGGGGAGTTGAGCTGTGGCGAATTGGCACGCCAGACAAGAGCAGTGGTGAGTACAGGCACGGCTACCAGCCAGACCCAGATCACCCGCTTCATCCCGAGGAGTATCGCATCTACTGGGCAGTGTACGACTTTGTGGACGACTTCCCTGAAGGCGTGACCTTCGAGGTCGGAAAGGACAACGTGACTGAGGATCTCAACTACGTCCACTGGAGCGTCTTCGGCGGCTATGCGAACTCAATCCGAACAGAGCCATACTATGGTGACGGCAATGTCAACAACTGGACCGTACTCTTTGACGTGTCCGACACCCAGATCAGGAACCACTCGCAGGCCACATTGACAGTGCAACTGGCGGGCGCAAAGACCGCTGCTGGCAACACCGATGTCTTCAACGTTACCCAGCCTTACTCGAATCTGCCATTCGTGGTCAATGTGAATGGGGACGATCTAGAGCCGTGGACCATCCC GTACAACCAAAGCAGTTCCTGTGCAGTGCGATCCGCTGTAATATGCTACAACATTGCACACAAGTTTGTGTTCGATGCCAGCGTCCTGAAAGGTGGCCAGAATGAGCTGATCTTGAGCTTGCCTTTCAACGCGACGGACTATGAGTCGGCACTGTTGCCAGAGTCGGTGTATGTGCAGTACGATGCATTGCGGCTGGAGATCCGTTAG